tcttttgtctcatatttatcttttgatgttaaacccaaatgttttcagtctacaccaaaaataaatgaactggcCTCAGCATTCCTGTACGTTTGGAAGGCAGTGTATATGCCACCCCTTTACAGATTCTATTGTGACAACATAATCCGTGTATTAATTTCCCCTGCCAGCAGTCTTGTCGTTGTGGCTCATCAGATTTATCACCGTTTCCCTCTCCTTATTTTTGTTAAGTGAGTGtacacacagttttgttttcaccaTCATTTTGGTAATTTTTCATATgtccaaaaatgtattttccgGTGTCTGATAAGAATTCAATTTAACAGAACTGCTGGTGTGCCTTTACACTTGCTGAGTCTCATACAGTGAACCAATGTTACCTGTCACCTATGCAGAAGTATAACCAATTTAAAACTAACTCCTAATTTGTTTCTCCACAGTGAGGACTAGGATGGTAAGCAGCCAGCCAAAGTACGAGCTGATCCAGGAGGTGGGTCGCGGCAGCTACGGTGTGGTCTATGAGGCAGTAGTGAAGCGTACAGGGGCCCGGGTGGCGGTGAAGAAAATCCGCTGCCACTCTCCAGAGAATGTGGAGCTGGCCCTGCGGGAGTTCTGGGCCCTTAGCAGCATCCAAAGTCAGCACCCAAACGTCATCCACTTGGAGGAGTGTATCCTGCAGCGGGACCAGTTGGCCCAGAGAATGAACCATGGCTCCAGCTCCCCGCTCTACCTAGAGGTAGTGTTATCAGTAATTCTGCACTGATGCTGAgtttaaatcaaactgtaaGAGATGATAATACAAGCTTACTGTTACCACGGACTGGCAATTCGGGATGCAAGTGAATTctgaatgtttgatttgtttactTCACACTAAATGGTTCACATGAGGTAACATCTTGCAAAGAAGTAGACTTTTACTGTGTACAGTGTAAGAAACTGGCGATAGCTTATAGCCACGTGTACTCTACCAGCGGTTACATGTGTGGGTAAGTCAATATTTGGAcaatgtcatgttttcttttttttttttggcttggACGATCAGTGTTATATTAGGGTATTGGTGAGAGTGTCCTGTGTCCTCGCTTCAAATGGGCTAATGACTAGCAGGAGTGACTAACTCAGAGGTTTGAAACGTATGGTTACCATGAGGTAGTGCTAGAACAACTAcatactttccttttttttaatcaacattaTTGTGGGACTAACCTGTGTTAAAGATGGTTATACAGTggctataaaaagtattcaccccccttggatgtttcatccttttattgacattttaaatttgtcatGGTCAATtttgtgaacagcccttttcaagttcATCCAAAAATACTCTGTTAGATTGAGGGCTGGGCTTTGATTcagccactccagaacattcaccttgttgtcggtaaaccatttctgtgtagcttttgctgtatgctttgggtcattgtctttctgtaaaacaaattttctcccaagctgtagttgtcttgccgacttgccacattcatcttaccctctactttaacaagccttccaggagCAGCTGCCAAGAACtatccccacagcatgatgctgccaccaccatgtttcacagtggggatagtgtgtttgtggtgatgtgcagtgtttggtgtatgccaaacatagcgtcttgtctaatgaacaaaaaacaccattttggtctcatcagaacaaagaaccctcttccactggaccatggagtctttcacatgcctattgacaaactcaatttgtgatttaccatgagttttcttcaacagtgactttctccttgccactctcccataaagctttcACTGGTGAAGAAGCTGGGCatcagttgttgtatgtacagtctctcctatttcagttgctgaagcttgtaactcaCTCAGAGTAGTTatctgtgtgttagtggcctctcaCTAGTCTCGTTCTTGCACAGTCACtttgtttgtgtggacggcctgttctgggcagatttagacatgtgcccgatttcactgaactctgggagatgttcagtgccttggaggtttttttgtatccatcccctgacttatgcttttcagtgacctgttctctgagttgctgggagagatcttttgtcttcatggtgtaatggtagccaggaatactgaataaccagtgactggaccttccagacacaagtgtctttattgTACTTCttcacttgagacacattcactgcacttaGGTGATCCCCGTTTCACTAATTttgggactactagcaccagGTATCTGGACTTCTGTTGGATTAAtcaaaaaaaggataaaacatccaagggggtgaatactttttataggtgCTGTAGCTGTCACTAAATCATTCTGTGAGTAACTTTTTGGTCAAAATGCTCTCTGTAGCTGATGTGGAGTCAACTGAGTGTTTGTGTAGCTCTAGGAGATACAGCCATACTACGTTCATTTCCACGGTTCATGACCAGTTAAAGTAGTGTTGCTACTGTAAATATCAACAGAGAGGAAGATCTGttgaggcgttcagggacagtacagagtgcaGGCCATCCGGATATTAAAAGTGCTCAGAGCCCAGTAGCTCTCACCAGCTAACCAAGTTGGTGTTCTAAATTGTACGTGATAATGAAAGGTGAACTGAGATATGGATTTTGGAGAATCTTTAAACCTctacagaaaaaatatattgtggTAATATTTTTGGCCCGAAACTGAGCTGTAGCTTTAGTTCAGCAAGACTTGACAGTATTAAAAGTAATTCAGTTAATAGCCTGGAGTTTCTTTAACCAGTAATGGAAAGTGCACAATTTGTGAAACCTCAATCGTCAGACCATACTATCTCACAGATGATGGAAACATGGCTGAGAGGCATCCAGTGAAATTTTAGGATAAAAAATCACTTTTCGATAGGTCACATGCTGCTCCGTCTTAAAATAGACTCACACTATAATTTCTGTAATTGCAATTGGAAGGCTGTTTTGATTCACACAGTGTGTCATGATATCCTATGACAAATCCTGGATTGTGAgagtaatgtttattttttcgTCCACTGCCGGTCACTGTTGACATATAGTTGTCACGTTGCTGAAGACAGCAGTGTCAAAGATGACTTATGTCACAGTGTAGATATGTTAGTTTCAAACTGTTAGCAGTAAGCCTTTGTTATTGAAGTCATAATTATTAAAGTTGGTGATTACAATTCTAGAGATGTTAAATATCTTCACAAATCCTGCCcctcagaataaaaaaaaaaaaaaggaaatgagccAGATTATGTGTGTCAGCTGCTGATGTGCACTAGTTGAAGACCTGGAAGTTTCTATTTGGATCAGTGTTGCCTGTGGTCTCTGTGTCCACAGTCACACGAACGCATTGTCAAGTTGAGCTGGGGTGGAGTGAGGGAGGGCAGGCAGGTTGACGGGGGCTCCCCTCCCCCGTCAACCTGTCTGCAGCCTGTCATGTCGCAGTGCCTCCCCGCTGTCTGACGACAGGCTCACAGGCGCTCTGCCGGTGCCTGATTATAGTCTCTCAGTGGTACGCGGGGCCATTGTCAGGCGGCTCATTCAGTTTTCTGCAGTGCTGGCATTGGACAATTTCCCAGAATCCCTTTATTCTCACTCTCTTTTTATTGCTCTGTTATGTGCCAGTACATGCTTACAGAAGAACAAATGATAATAGGGCAGAATTATCTGACCACACCAACTGTGGGATAATTTGCATCTATTGTTTTTGGGTAGTGGATTCCTTGGCTAGCAGCACATCAAACCATCTGCGGCTATTTGTTTACAGCAGGGTTGCCACTAGGAATTGCCTACCACACAAATTTAGagcatttgtttttcctgtgatGCAGCATAAATAGTACTAGAATGATTTAACCACccttaaattatatttttactcTGCTGAAACATAACCACTGACAATTATACACTATGCACATATTTCCTGATCATAGTATGGctaggtgtgtgtgtccaggaggTTGACAAAAGCTTTACTCTGCATCTAATGTTCCAGCTAGTTTCAACACTAACATCTCACCTGACAGCTCTTCAGCTTTCCTTTCTAAGTTCAAGCCCAATTATTATGTAAACTGTAATGACTTCAGTTGCTGATAATACTTGAACTTCAGCTTGTTTTAGCACTTTTAGTTCAACTGATAATTAACCTCACTCTGCACTTACACTTAACATTAACACTGAATACCAAAACTTCATCATGCCACTCTTACCTGCCATTTCAGCTTGCATTATTCCACCTACAGTGGTGCCTGAAAGTTGTGAACACTTTAGAATTTTCTCAATTTGTGCATAAAAAATACCTAAAAGGTGAtcagagttttgctgttttgctCATCCCACAGATAAATATAATGTAGttaatgaagttttttttttaaatattagatattattattaataattacacCGACAGGATAAGGTTCCTCAACTGAAATGCATTGTTTAACTGTTGCCAAACAAAACCCTTCTCATTCAAGCCAAGACATCtactcatcagtccacagaatGAAAGTTGAATGTTCTCAGTTTCTGCAGGACAGTTGTCTGTTGGAGTCcaaactcttttatttctttatttatttcttttaggTCTTTCCAGCCTGATGAGCATTGATCAGACTTTGGGAATTGTCACACTACATAGCTGTTTCCCACTATATCAGTAATCATGTAAGCTAGACCACACCTAAgttatttgaattaatttagTTCTGTTTGTTGCAGCGTTGACTGTTAGGGTGTGACACTAATACTTATGTCAACATACGGGTCTTATATATTATACTATTCCAGCTCCTGCTCTGGCCTGCAGCAAAGTGCTTGCACCATCTAAACCATCAGCAAAGAACGAGTTCAATTAATTGCATCTTTTTACGGTGGTGGGGGTGTGGAGTGGAACAAGTTTACTCAAACTGACTTTcttcatttatgttttctttttatttctgggACATTGCACATGTATCAACATCAATGTAGATGTGCCAATGTTAGCCTTAAAGCTAACTTAATGTAactgtctgtttctgctgcagctggtggaGACTTCACTTAAAGGTGAGATCATGTTCGACCCGTGCTGTGCCTACTACCTGTGGTTCGTCATGGACTTCTGTGACGGGGGAGACATGAATGCCTACCTGCTGTCCCGCAAGCCCAGTCGTAAGACCAACACCAGCTTCATGCTACAGCTGGGCAGTGCCCTGGCCTTCCTGCACCGCAATCAGATCATACACCGCGACCTCAAACCCGACAACATCCTTATCTCCCAAGCCTGTACGCCAGCTGGCTCGACTGAGCCCACCCTCAAAGTAGCCGACTTTGGCCTGAGCAAGGTCTGCTCCACCTCTGGGCTCAATCCCGAGGAGCCGGCCAGCGTAAACAAGTGCTTCCTGTCCACAGCTTGTGGAACAGACTTCTACATGGCCCCAGAGGTCTGGGAGGGCCATTACACAGCCAAGGCAGATATCTTTGCTCTGGGGGTAATTATCTGGGCTATGGTTGAGCGAATCACCTTTGTGGATGTGGAGACtcagaaggagctgctgggGAGCTATGTGCAGCAGGGCTCAGAGATTGTACCTCTAGGGGAGGCGCTGTTAGAGAACCCAAAGATGGAGCTGCTCATCCCTGCCAGGAAAAAGAGCATGAACAGCCACATGAAGCAGCTGATCAGGGAGATGCTGTCGGCCAATCCTCAGGAGCGGCCTGACGCCTTTGAACTGGAGCTCAGACTGGTCCGTATTGCCTGCAGAGAGCTGGACTGGGACACGTGATAGACAAGCAAACACCACAGACTCAGCCAATCaagcatatgcacacacatctCATCAGCTACTGTTTAACTAGATGGTCACACAATggcatcttttttgtttttttaaactagtgAACGATAACTAGAATAGTCATTGTTTGTATCGTGGCTTAAACTTCAATCACTGTCCAAGCACACACAATCCTCCGCTACTTACCTGTGTCTTAAAAATGAAGAGGAGAAGTGTGACACCCACCACTGCTGCTACTCAAAACTGCAGCTTAGTCTCAGGCTAATCACATCACAGCTTCCACTTTGTTCTTACAGAGTCACTCGAGAATGATGGAAGAGCAGAACCACCCGAAAAGCCCTACTTTCAGTTAGAGGTGAAGGTCAAAGCGACAATACAACAGTTTGTCTACAAATACCATTAGTGGACTCGGTGCTAATTGTTACTAAATGCAATATGAGACATGATCCTGTGATTTGTGAGGGccaacagtgaaacacagtcaCTTCAGTGTGTTGAAAGTtttgaaacttttaaaaaccttaaaaactgACTTTACCACCAGCTTTAATATGATTATTTCCATCCAGATTGAATTCTGTTTTGGAGTAAATACAAATAGGCCTTGATGCTCAGGTAGTAAAACCATATAGCTTGACGGTATTTGCAGACAAACCTCTACTACCAAGGTTAATTTGGCGAAGTCTTAGCGAGTAAAACTTTGGTGCTTAAAGATAACTTTTTTTCCTTAAGGCTGCTTCATTGGTTGTATGGGTGGAGGACATTTTATCAGTAGTATCCAGCCTGCAGGTGCTTGTGGTTGGTGTTTTCCTATTTCTGTCCGTTACAAACTCTAAGATAAGTGCATTGGTCTGAGACACACCCCTGACCAATTTACTAGAATGTATAATGAGCAAGACATGTCTCCCTTCTTTTATATAGAGCcttaaacacactgaaacacttaaTTATAATGGCAAAGCTCTTAACATGGTTAATGAAGAAAGAACCTGAAGGATGATTCTGGTTTATCACAACATGGGTCTTATTTTCACAGTcattcctgttttgttttttttttttcttttttttttttaaagaatgataGTTGAGCATTTGCTAAATCCTGCTACATTACCCCTACTACACCTGTCTAGTGTTCCTCTCCAGCATATTGTGTGTGCACGCTGCGTGGCACAGACTACCAGTTACAAATTTACCACTCAAAATTCTTCACTCAGTCATTTGTCAAACATTTGTTGCTTTATTTcaggcagaaacagacaaaagcagcttcTCATCTTTAGCTAGCAACTGTTGACTTTAGCTAGCTATTGACTTGGATTTGCTATATTTAACTAACATTAACTAATTAATGTACAGTTAAAATTAGGTAAAAACACAGTGTCcagcagtaaagtaaagttaaagtttctaGCTTGCTTGTATGTAAATAATTTCAACCCACAAGAACCCAGACCCACTTCTACTGAAACTaagaaatgtgttccacatgGTCCATTTGGTTTGTCTCATATCCCACATACTATAGCTTTAAAGTGTTGGTGACACACAGTCAAGAGGATTATACTACACCCTAATTACTCCTGgataaaaaacacatactccACTCGAGAAAGATAAACGGTCCAGCACAACAAGGCATCCAGTACTCCATGTTGCATGCTACGCTGCCAAACGGGacacaactaaaaaaataaaaataaataactgggTTCTTATggattaaatatgtatttaaagcCACAATATGCAGTTTAAGCTAGTGCTAGCATTAAACtcaaaattcagttttctgtgCTTCCCCAGCTCTTTTTGTCTGATCCGTTGTGGTCTTCGTCCACCTGCTACACTTTGCACTTCAATTCACACCAGGTATTCAGTACTTGTAGTGAATCATCTTTGTAGCCGTTATGAAATTCTAAAGAAAAGCTCAAAAACTTTGAGAAGTGAATATCTCTTTTGTGCTGGCTGTTCTGTGAATGTAGATCACAGAAGGCTTGGAAGGCAATCCTCATCCTTTATGAATTATGTGAGAACAAGGAATAAAGTAGCAGCAATGTACTGCTAGGTATAGGCAGTTTGTTCTACTATCACTGTATAGCATGATGAAGCCTGCTAGAGCTTTAAGACTGTTGTTTGAGCAAATCAAAGCAGGCTTTATGAGGCTATATGGACCCAAAGATTTATACTGATCATCTGTTAGAGTAATCAGATTTAATAAATGCGGAAATAATCATTATCTATGGCCACCAAACAGCAGTCATGCTGTTCAGATGTTCACATTAGAAATACATAAAGCACAGTGTGGACAAGAAATGCAAAGGCTgaataaatgctttattttaactatttacaaagagggttagggttaatgtTTCCGTTTTACCAATTTAGGATGAGTTTAAAACTACTGCAGTTACTCATTGTGCACACTCATTCTCTGTGGAGACAGGTTTTATTGCTTGTATTTTGGTTTGACTCACTTTCAGTTGAATCTCCAATGTGGTTTAGAAAATGTGGCTAATCTTGTAAATTTACCACCAACACCTGTTTGATTATGATCCTTGCTTTCTCTTGTATCAAGGCGGCGAGTAGAAAGAATATCCAaaactatgaaaataaaaccagagtTGTTGTAACCAGAATTAttgaagaataataataaaatccaaATCGTTGAGCACAATAGAATGCACCTACCTGGCCTACACTCAAAAGACTTTGTGAAGTGACTCCTCCACGTGTGGAAAACAAATCTCTTGAGAGAAATCCCTATGTTACGTAGACATAGATTTAATTCTCTCAAGTGTGAGCTACTTGTATTGTAAGAGCAGTGACATGAATATATTGGACTTCATTTAGACAGAAGACCTGACTGAGGAGAAGGGGTGAGGAATTCAGTGAAAgcactttgattttttttttcttgtttatatttattccTCATAACTACCTACTGCATTATACTGAGGAGCTCCATGAGGCTGGATTGTGAGCGATAACTCTGTTGGTATTAGTTTATCAGGCAAACACAATGTCAGCTAACAGTCTACTTATGCATGCAGTGCCTCTCACCTTCAGGGAAGAAGTGCGAGAAGACACCAGCACGCACACAATCCTCCATGAGCCAGAggatctttctcttttttttttctttgacacatAATACTGTTGTGTTTAACTTGATCTCCTCTCACTGTGTCACTGCTCCTCGTTTCCTTTGGCTCCGGATCTTACAGTAATCCCTTTCTTTATGCTCCCGACAGGCTAATTGTAAGCCTATTAAGTTGTTGCAGCACTTGGCAGGGGGATCATGCTCGGGACCCCTTTTTTGCCTTTCAGGTCACACATAATTTGTGCACTTTTACAAATTTTACACAAACTTGTAAAAGCTAACAATCTTTGGCTTCCTTGTTGCTCTCGCACTCTGGCAGCAAGTCTAGGGAAATCAAATTTCCCTAGACTTGCTGCCAACATTTATCTGATATACAGGCTTTAATTCTCCCTGTAGCTGTAATcgttttatttcctgtcatgATGTGATTTAGATTGGCCTTTTTAAGGTAAttttactgcttttatttttttttactacttctTTTGCTAGAGTGACCTCATTGATATTGCATTCAAGCACAAAATTGGCAGACGTTGTGCTTGAGATGCACCCCGTCTCACTGACTCTGAACTAGTGCTTTGGTATGGATAGCAATACCACAAATCAGTATTAAAATGCCCGTCTGCACTGCGGGACATCTATGCTGCTTTGGACAATGTTGCTTTGCTTCAAGAATGTGGAGTTTGCGACTTTGTGTATGTGGGAAGCAAAGTTCGGACTCTAAAGTAGGTCACCCATATCCTCAGAGCTCAGAGCCGAGCGGAGGATGAGGGGTAGAGTCATTTCCGGCCAGATTTCTTCCTTCTACCATTTTACATCAGGGtgaggggggaggaggaaggagatgCTTGGCTTCCTGTGAGGTTTGCCAACCTGTGGTATCAAGAGATTTTGCCCTTTGATTTGTTGTATTCAATTCCTTTTGCAcatgtgtaaatactgtacaggaTCAACGGGATGAACAAGGTTGATGTACATGTGACTGGATGTGCTCTGTTTTCAAGAGCCTGACTTGTTTGTAAATTGCTATGAttgattcagtttttcttcAGCTCTTAATTCATCTTCAGTTTACTTCAATCATTGAAAAGATGTGATACATTTACAGGTGAAAACTGTTGGTGTGTTAGTGAtaactgtatgttttcattgGCCTATTGTTTGTGATTGTATGTAAGCAAAGATGATATAACAAACTGTTATGTCTGCTGCAGGACTGTGGAAAGGGAACTTGATGTTGTGGGATATCAGTCAATCTCAGTCTCAGTCCAGTAGACCTGAGTACCGACTATCTAATGCAATCTCGTGGAACTCAAACTTTTCAGTTGCAGCGTGGCTCATAAAATTTGTTACAGGTACAATGTTGAAAGTAAGAGCTCGTCTAGTGGTTGGCAATtagttgaaatgaaaatatggaaagaaaatgaatgcagtaaatcatgtttttattactttgtatATCCTTAATTTCATTAAGGACGTCTTGGTTGTGATAAAGATTTGCCTACTGCCTGCTTATAATTTCTCCTGTAACAAGTTTCTTAACCTCTCACTGACTTAAATGACAGCGAGATACTGAGGCTCCGCCACGATGACAAGTATAAGGACTGGATCGGGGTTACACTAAAACATCCACACCTTGAAGTCTGAAGACCACACCTTGAGTCATGTGAAATACTAGATATGACCTGAAGTCGCAGCCAGGCAAACTTGTGCTCTCACACTTTTGTATGAACAATTTTTGCTCTTATCCCACTGTAAGATATTTTGAAGAGATTAAATGAAGTTTATCAGAAGTGGTGTGATCACCTGTCAATCACTGTTGAATTGAtggatttttaataaaataagttGAAATAATAACTGAACTGTTTGAAGTATCATGGATCATGTTTATGACTTTAAACTGGTCATTTATTCCATGGGCCATTTTGGTGTACTGCATGATGGGTAATTTGTGTAATTGACTTCACCTGATGGACCTGGCCAAGAAGGAGGTGTAGTAGTGAAGGCTGCTTAACTGCCCAGTTGACAGTAGGAATGGAAAGGTTTTGTCATGTGGAACCAAGGTGGGTTAAATTCACGTTAACTTCAACTTTTCTATCTCACTGTGTGCAAAACAATTTAGTTTCATTCTTGATATTATCTTTTGCTTGACACAGCTTGTACTCAGTCCACTGATGGAATTAGTAGGCACAAAGCAGGGATATCAAAGGTGTGTCTGTTTACTAATCAGCAGTAAGTGAAGAACGTGTTGGTATGGTGAAATGGGATTAATTCCTTTACCCTGATCCCTTCACAGAAGGCAACTCTTCAGATCTTGCCCTGCACAGTTTCTCAGCTTCTATCAGCATATCGAGTCAGCAATGATACCTTTGCAATGTGTGACTGGGAAATCAACCAGGTATGATGAGAAACAACATGAATCCACATGAGAAGAaatttagaaattaaatatgtttttgttcactCAATTTGCTTCTCTTCAGACTTCAGCCCTTCCATGATTAAAACTTTATCTTTATGAAATGGTTaattttcatattaaaacattttgctgacTACTGGATGTTCTGCTTGCtataaactgaaaaaatgctagaaaagaaaatattagagGAAATCTTAATTACCTTTCTTGTTCTTAAGTTTACAAGTTAAACAGCATAAAATGATACAACTCTCTGACAAGCATTTTGTTacagtaataatagtaatgacCAGGTTTATCACCTCTTAGAAATACTTGCACATGACTCAGGACTTGGTGGTTTCAACCTGAGTCCTCAGTGTTAAATacaatgtttttactgttgtaaaTTGCTATGAttgattcagtttttcttcattgtttttacTTGCTAACCTATAGAGTGAGGTGTGGTCTGAGCATAATTTCCTGTgctgagttttgtttttttgtgctgcagGTGTCTATAGTCGGTGTCATCAGAGGATTTTCTCCCTTCAAGACCAACATCTGGTACACTGTAGACGACATGACTGCTTCACCTTTAAATGTGAAGCAGTGGGTTAATAAAGAGGCCAGTGACATCAGCTTGCTCAGTTTACAGCTGAAACTGGAAGTGCACTATTGTGGTTAAATAATAAGTTTCACTTTGCTTACAGGACTGTAATCAGACATATGCTTGTCCTGGAACATATGTTAAGGTTACAGGAAGTCTGCGCAATATCAGCgtgagtaaaacaaataaagggtTTGTAGATGGTGAGCTTTTAAGCAAAGTAAACATTGAAGAGCTCTTTAGTTTTGTGACCATCTGTGACTTAACTtgaatttctgtttttactttagggtcaaaggtcattgCTAGCAATAAATATCCGGTGCATCAAGGACCTGAACGAGATCACCTCTCACATGTTGGAAGTGGTACATAGCCATATGCAGCTTTTTGGAAAGGTATCTGTACTGTAGCCCGGAGAGCTCAAAGCAAATCAAGAAATTGTCACCAACTGGACGACGCATGTGCAGCATTTAGAAAACAGCAGGGGGGGTGGGGGTAAAGAGAAAATGCAACACATATGGTACCCCCCCTGGAAAGCATTTTAAGTCTTTTGTATGTGAATTTGTTAATCCTCCAGGTGTTCGATGTAAATATGAATACCACTGTTCACTCACTGTCTGGAAGCTTCCCTGCTGGACGTCCTCAAGACACCTCACCAGACAGTCTGTCCACAATCCAAACTCAGGTAAGTGGTGATTTCACTATTGTGACAATTAATGCAAATTTAGCTCATCCCTGTGAATTCTGTTccttttttaaaggaaatgtcCTGTAAATTTATCCTACACTATGTACTGTCCCCGAACACATTACAcaacagctggtgtgtg
Above is a genomic segment from Anabas testudineus chromosome 11, fAnaTes1.2, whole genome shotgun sequence containing:
- the pdik1l gene encoding serine/threonine-protein kinase pdik1l, coding for MVSSQPKYELIQEVGRGSYGVVYEAVVKRTGARVAVKKIRCHSPENVELALREFWALSSIQSQHPNVIHLEECILQRDQLAQRMNHGSSSPLYLELVETSLKGEIMFDPCCAYYLWFVMDFCDGGDMNAYLLSRKPSRKTNTSFMLQLGSALAFLHRNQIIHRDLKPDNILISQACTPAGSTEPTLKVADFGLSKVCSTSGLNPEEPASVNKCFLSTACGTDFYMAPEVWEGHYTAKADIFALGVIIWAMVERITFVDVETQKELLGSYVQQGSEIVPLGEALLENPKMELLIPARKKSMNSHMKQLIREMLSANPQERPDAFELELRLVRIACRELDWDT
- the LOC113154710 gene encoding replication protein A 32 kDa subunit-like isoform X3, which codes for MWNQACTQSTDGISRHKAGISKKATLQILPCTVSQLLSAYRVSNDTFAMCDWEINQVSIVGVIRGFSPFKTNIWYTVDDMTASPLNVKQWVNKEDCNQTYACPGTYVKVTGSLRNISGQRSLLAINIRCIKDLNEITSHMLEVVHSHMQLFGKVFDVNMNTTVHSLSGSFPAGRPQDTSPDSLSTIQTQVLHIIRKFSVRDEGISFHDLKVQLDYLSMRDIRAGGQDFTWMC
- the LOC113154710 gene encoding replication protein A 32 kDa subunit-like isoform X1, with the protein product MWNQACTQSTDGISRHKAGISKKATLQILPCTVSQLLSAYRVSNDTFAMCDWEINQVSIVGVIRGFSPFKTNIWYTVDDMTASPLNVKQWVNKEDCNQTYACPGTYVKVTGSLRNISGQRSLLAINIRCIKDLNEITSHMLEVVHSHMQLFGKVFDVNMNTTVHSLSGSFPAGRPQDTSPDSLSTIQTQVLHIIRKFSVRDEGISFHDLKVQLDYLSMRDIRSSLDFLVNEGHVFFTIDEHHFKSAEPQKAT
- the LOC113154710 gene encoding replication protein A 32 kDa subunit-like isoform X2, with the protein product MWNQACTQSTDGISRHKAGISKATLQILPCTVSQLLSAYRVSNDTFAMCDWEINQVSIVGVIRGFSPFKTNIWYTVDDMTASPLNVKQWVNKEDCNQTYACPGTYVKVTGSLRNISGQRSLLAINIRCIKDLNEITSHMLEVVHSHMQLFGKVFDVNMNTTVHSLSGSFPAGRPQDTSPDSLSTIQTQVLHIIRKFSVRDEGISFHDLKVQLDYLSMRDIRSSLDFLVNEGHVFFTIDEHHFKSAEPQKAT